In Alkalihalobacillus sp. TS-13, the following are encoded in one genomic region:
- a CDS encoding IDEAL domain-containing protein has translation MNKHTSSFQAKMKEQAQLRQRKAEQYFVSLAAQLLLDESFFEHQRQKLREKIDDALERNDQELFYCLAEQFKQQYSNN, from the coding sequence ATGAATAAGCATACCTCATCTTTTCAAGCTAAGATGAAAGAACAGGCACAATTGAGACAGAGAAAAGCTGAACAGTATTTTGTATCCCTTGCCGCCCAACTTCTGCTTGATGAGTCGTTTTTTGAACACCAGAGACAAAAGCTCAGAGAGAAAATTGATGATGCACTCGAACGCAATGACCAGGAATTGTTTTATTGTCTGGCAGAGCAATTCAAACAACAGTATAGTAATAATTGA